The following are encoded in a window of Candidatus Methylomirabilota bacterium genomic DNA:
- the mgtE gene encoding magnesium transporter: MAEDDRLLHAAQRLATAEAEPADAEALREAHPADVAHVLQHLDPGERPALFRSLGLERAGDVLSELDDHTLLELIRGLDDLELSRILDQMPAEHAADVVDELPTEQAEKILDLMEEEKSEEVQGILEHPDESAGRHMSPDFLALPETATVETAIQHIRRSMSEEHAFELYVVDDHEHLVGRVPLRRLLVADPRTPLAALLDHELVSVRPETDREEVARLVAKYALVSVPVVDEQNRLLGAISQDDVIDIVQAEASEDIFRLAGSDAAELERRTPYEIALLRLPWVLTTLLIELFAGWVIHAFDRTLAQVILLASFIPVIQAISGNTGLQAVTMVVRGLATGQVQLSRWWEPLRRQAQTSSILGVVCAVVVGTIGLLWHSPAFGLVVAVSMFISVNLSGLAGTLIPMLSKRLGFDPALTAGPFETALQDVLGVTIFLSLATALLHWLT; this comes from the coding sequence ATGGCCGAGGACGATCGACTCCTGCACGCCGCCCAGCGGCTGGCCACCGCCGAGGCCGAGCCTGCCGATGCGGAGGCGCTGCGTGAGGCGCATCCCGCCGACGTCGCCCACGTGCTGCAGCACCTGGATCCGGGCGAGCGCCCGGCGCTGTTCCGGTCCCTCGGCCTCGAGCGGGCCGGCGACGTGCTGTCCGAGCTCGACGACCACACGCTGCTCGAGCTGATCCGGGGACTCGACGACCTCGAGCTGTCCCGCATCCTCGATCAGATGCCGGCCGAGCACGCGGCCGATGTGGTGGACGAGCTGCCCACCGAGCAGGCCGAGAAGATCCTCGACCTCATGGAGGAGGAGAAGTCCGAGGAGGTCCAGGGCATCCTCGAGCATCCCGACGAGTCGGCCGGGCGGCACATGTCGCCCGACTTCCTGGCCCTGCCCGAGACCGCCACCGTCGAGACCGCGATCCAGCACATCCGCCGCTCCATGAGCGAAGAGCACGCCTTCGAGCTGTACGTGGTGGACGACCACGAGCACCTCGTGGGCCGGGTGCCGCTGCGGCGGCTCCTGGTCGCGGATCCCCGGACCCCCCTCGCCGCGCTGCTGGATCACGAGCTGGTCAGCGTGCGTCCGGAGACGGATCGCGAAGAGGTCGCCCGGCTCGTGGCCAAGTACGCACTGGTGAGCGTGCCGGTGGTCGACGAGCAGAACCGCCTGCTCGGCGCCATCTCGCAGGACGACGTCATCGACATCGTGCAGGCGGAGGCGTCCGAGGACATCTTCCGGCTGGCCGGCTCGGACGCGGCCGAGCTGGAGCGCCGCACGCCCTACGAGATCGCGCTGCTGCGCCTGCCGTGGGTGCTGACCACGCTGCTCATCGAGCTGTTCGCGGGGTGGGTCATCCACGCGTTCGATCGCACGCTGGCCCAGGTCATCCTGCTCGCGTCGTTCATCCCGGTGATCCAGGCCATCTCGGGCAACACCGGCCTGCAGGCGGTGACCATGGTGGTGCGCGGCCTCGCCACCGGCCAGGTCCAGCTGTCGCGCTGGTGGGAGCCGCTGCGACGGCAGGCCCAGACCTCGAGCATCCTGGGCGTGGTGTGCGCGGTGGTGGTCGGCACCATCGGGCTCCTCTGGCACTCGCCCGCCTTCGGGCTCGTGGTCGCGGTGTCGATGTTCATCTCGGTGAATCTGTCGGGGCTGGCCGGCACGCTGATCCCGATGCTCTCGAAGCGCCTCGGCTTCGATCCCGCGCTCACCGCCGGCCCCTTCGAGACCGCGCTGCAGGACGTGCTCGGCGTGACCATCTTCCTCTCGCTGGCCACCGCGCTGCTGCACTGGCTCACGTGA
- a CDS encoding ABC transporter substrate-binding protein: MAVSRQDPRPRAGEALHGARPSQRPDQGHRLTGRLAAALLLLLALAGPAGAGAPTDQLKAHTDRVVRVLEDPALDQGQRKAEIRAVALAAFDVAEAARRALGPHWSKRTPAEREEFVGIFQGLLERGYLSRIGEYGGERVQYVGERIDGDYGVVRAQIVTAKGTQVPVEARVLRRGDRWLMYDVLIENVSLIASYRSQFDRVIRTSSYEDLVQRLKARGTP, encoded by the coding sequence GTGGCGGTTTCTCGCCAAGATCCGCGCCCACGTGCTGGAGAAGCCCTTCACGGGGCGCGCCCTTCGCAGCGCCCTGATCAAGGTCATCGCCTGACCGGCCGGCTCGCCGCGGCGCTCCTGCTGCTCCTCGCGCTCGCCGGGCCCGCCGGGGCGGGCGCTCCCACCGATCAGCTGAAGGCCCACACCGACCGTGTCGTCCGCGTGCTCGAGGATCCCGCGCTGGATCAGGGCCAGCGCAAGGCCGAGATCCGCGCGGTCGCGCTCGCGGCCTTCGACGTCGCGGAAGCGGCGCGCCGGGCGCTGGGTCCGCACTGGAGCAAGCGCACCCCGGCGGAGCGCGAGGAGTTCGTCGGCATCTTCCAGGGGCTGCTGGAGCGCGGCTATCTGTCGCGCATCGGCGAGTACGGCGGCGAGCGCGTGCAGTACGTGGGCGAGCGCATCGACGGCGACTACGGCGTGGTGCGGGCCCAGATCGTCACCGCCAAGGGCACCCAGGTCCCGGTGGAGGCGCGGGTCCTTCGACGGGGCGACCGCTGGCTCATGTACGACGTGCTGATCGAAAACGTGAGCCTGATCGCGAGCTATCGCTCCCAGTTCGACCGCGTCATCCGGACCTCGTCGTACGAGGATCTGGTGCAGCGGCTCAAGGCGCGCGGCACGCCCTAG
- a CDS encoding response regulator: MEHERALPEEREPIAVPSVAGSARAAAEATATRLPSRALVVDDSLVVADVVTALLRRTGWTVDVATSVDRALEHVHGVPYDLVVCDVCMPDGGGPAVYYATIARRPDLAGRFLFITGNVDDPGPWRFLAKIRAHVLEKPFTGRALRSALIKVIA; encoded by the coding sequence ATGGAACACGAGCGTGCGCTGCCGGAGGAGAGGGAGCCGATCGCGGTGCCGAGCGTGGCCGGCTCGGCCCGGGCCGCCGCGGAGGCGACGGCGACGCGGCTGCCCTCGCGGGCGCTCGTGGTGGACGATTCGCTGGTGGTGGCCGACGTGGTGACCGCGCTGCTCCGCCGCACCGGGTGGACGGTGGACGTGGCGACCAGCGTGGACCGGGCGCTCGAGCACGTGCACGGAGTGCCCTACGATCTGGTGGTCTGCGACGTGTGCATGCCGGACGGCGGGGGCCCGGCGGTGTACTACGCGACGATCGCGCGGCGGCCGGATCTGGCCGGTCGCTTCCTGTTCATCACCGGCAACGTGGACGATCCGGGGCCGTGGCGGTTTCTCGCCAAGATCCGCGCCCACGTGCTGGAGAAGCCCTTCACGGGGCGCGCCCTTCGCAGCGCCCTGATCAAGGTCATCGCCTGA
- a CDS encoding NUDIX hydrolase gives MPSDPPPRVLTPETIRFCPLCGARLERRPVGPDRRPEMVCGGCEFVYYLDQKVVAGTIPLVDGRLLLTRRAIEPSRGKWTFPGGYVDWGETVDAAALRETWEETGLTVALGALVGVYSYAATPVVIVVYTAEVLSGTLTLCHENDRLEWVAPADIPWTELAFPSTQAALRDFLARLGNGDHAARGALPA, from the coding sequence ATGCCGTCCGATCCGCCTCCGCGCGTTCTCACTCCCGAGACGATCCGCTTCTGTCCCCTCTGCGGCGCCCGGCTCGAGCGGCGCCCGGTCGGACCCGACCGGCGACCCGAGATGGTGTGCGGGGGCTGCGAGTTCGTCTATTACCTGGACCAGAAGGTGGTGGCCGGCACCATCCCGCTCGTCGACGGTCGCCTCCTGCTCACCCGCCGGGCCATCGAGCCGTCGCGGGGGAAGTGGACGTTCCCCGGTGGCTACGTGGACTGGGGCGAGACGGTGGACGCGGCCGCCCTGCGCGAGACCTGGGAGGAGACGGGCCTCACGGTGGCCCTGGGCGCCCTGGTCGGCGTCTACTCCTACGCGGCGACGCCGGTGGTCATCGTGGTCTACACGGCGGAGGTGCTGAGCGGCACGCTCACCCTCTGCCACGAGAACGATCGGCTGGAGTGGGTCGCGCCCGCCGACATCCCGTGGACGGAACTGGCCTTCCCGTCCACGCAGGCGGCGCTGCGCGATTTCCTCGCGCGGCTCGGCAACGGAGATCACGCGGCGCGCGGCGCGCTACCCGCGTGA
- a CDS encoding acyl-CoA dehydrogenase family protein, which yields MSSRTAQRVPAIVAAVREFVQHDVMPAAAALEHADRYPQTLVDRMKRLGLFGALVPADYGGLGLDVTTYARVIEELCRGFMSLAGVINSHTMAALIVLHHGTDEQRLRLLPRFASGQARGGLCLTEPHAGSDVQAIRTVARRDGDRYLISGSKMFVTNGREGNTFALLALTDPSASPRHRGMSCFIVEKGEPGPQVVKSIAKLGYKGVDTAELVFDAFPCPAANLVGGVEGRGFKQVMSGLEAGRINIAARAVGVAQAGLDEAIRAAAALPEPPPALADIAMRVESARLITYWAAAMKDRGERCDLEAGMAKLHASESAQEVAVEAMKVGGVRAQLASGLVERLYRDAPLMIIGEGTNEIQRLIICKNLLDRYGERPGALTSRDRLDEEPRQLVLAVRQSVEKDVVPVAAEHDAGRRDATPLVEQLAELGIFGALADPEHGGLGLPLLTAVTIVEEVARGSAGLASWLAAQLAATLAVERTGSRETRERWLPAMVRGEQWTAPVVGASIGARRAGQEWVLTGAAPVVANASRAKLFLVNAALEGGGTRAFMVEAGHAGLTVGLASDTIGLRGLGSADVVLVGARLRASAALREGGEIVLEAASSVGAAAVAVGLAQAAFEAALRYSQQRSTFGQPICQHQAVQLKLAEMATRITAARLLTARAAERLDVDSRDDAGAVMARLAASETAYAVTLDAMRIHGGYGYTSEFPVERYYRDAAALLLGPRDPVAERRRLAARWLESNARP from the coding sequence GTGAGTTCACGCACCGCCCAGCGCGTCCCCGCCATCGTGGCCGCCGTCCGCGAGTTCGTCCAGCACGACGTCATGCCGGCCGCCGCCGCGCTCGAGCATGCCGACCGCTACCCGCAGACCCTCGTCGACCGGATGAAGCGGCTCGGCCTCTTCGGGGCGCTGGTGCCGGCGGACTACGGCGGCCTCGGCCTCGACGTCACCACGTACGCGCGGGTCATCGAGGAGCTCTGCCGCGGCTTCATGTCGCTGGCCGGCGTGATCAACAGCCACACCATGGCCGCGCTGATCGTGCTCCACCACGGCACCGACGAGCAGCGGCTGCGCCTGCTGCCCCGCTTCGCCAGCGGCCAGGCGCGCGGCGGGCTCTGCCTGACCGAGCCGCACGCCGGCTCGGACGTGCAGGCCATCCGCACGGTGGCCCGCCGCGACGGGGACCGCTATCTCATCTCCGGCTCCAAGATGTTCGTGACCAACGGCCGCGAGGGCAACACGTTCGCGCTGCTGGCCCTGACCGATCCGTCGGCCTCCCCGCGCCATCGCGGCATGTCCTGCTTCATCGTCGAGAAGGGCGAGCCGGGGCCCCAGGTCGTCAAGTCCATCGCCAAGCTCGGCTACAAGGGCGTGGACACCGCGGAGCTGGTCTTCGACGCCTTCCCCTGCCCAGCCGCGAACCTGGTGGGCGGCGTGGAGGGCCGCGGCTTCAAGCAGGTGATGTCCGGGCTCGAGGCCGGCCGCATCAACATCGCGGCGCGCGCGGTCGGGGTGGCCCAGGCCGGGCTCGACGAGGCGATTCGCGCCGCCGCCGCCCTGCCCGAGCCGCCGCCCGCGCTGGCCGACATCGCCATGCGGGTGGAGTCGGCGCGGCTCATCACGTACTGGGCCGCCGCCATGAAGGACCGCGGCGAGCGCTGCGACCTCGAGGCGGGCATGGCCAAGCTGCACGCCTCCGAGTCCGCGCAGGAGGTGGCGGTCGAGGCCATGAAGGTCGGGGGCGTGCGGGCCCAGCTCGCCTCCGGCCTGGTGGAGCGCCTCTACCGCGACGCGCCGCTGATGATCATCGGTGAGGGCACCAACGAGATCCAACGCCTCATCATCTGCAAGAACCTGCTCGATCGCTACGGCGAGCGGCCGGGCGCCCTCACCTCGCGCGACCGTCTCGACGAGGAGCCGCGGCAGCTCGTGCTGGCGGTCCGCCAGTCGGTCGAGAAGGACGTCGTCCCGGTGGCGGCCGAGCACGACGCGGGCCGGCGGGATGCGACGCCGCTGGTGGAGCAGCTCGCCGAGCTCGGCATCTTCGGCGCGCTCGCCGACCCCGAGCACGGCGGCCTCGGCCTGCCCCTGCTCACCGCGGTCACGATCGTCGAGGAGGTCGCGCGCGGCTCGGCCGGGCTCGCCTCGTGGCTCGCCGCCCAGCTCGCGGCGACTCTCGCGGTCGAGCGCACCGGCTCGCGGGAGACGCGCGAGCGCTGGCTGCCCGCGATGGTCCGCGGCGAGCAATGGACCGCGCCGGTGGTCGGCGCCTCGATCGGCGCGCGCCGCGCCGGCCAGGAGTGGGTGCTCACCGGGGCGGCCCCGGTGGTGGCGAACGCGAGCCGCGCCAAGCTGTTCCTGGTGAACGCGGCGCTCGAGGGCGGCGGCACGCGCGCCTTCATGGTCGAGGCCGGCCACGCCGGGCTGACCGTGGGCCTCGCGTCGGACACCATCGGGCTTCGGGGGCTGGGGTCCGCCGACGTCGTGCTGGTGGGCGCGCGGCTCCGCGCCTCGGCCGCGCTTCGCGAGGGCGGCGAGATCGTGCTGGAAGCGGCCTCCAGCGTGGGCGCGGCCGCGGTCGCGGTGGGTCTGGCCCAGGCCGCCTTCGAGGCGGCCCTGCGCTACTCGCAGCAGCGGTCGACGTTCGGCCAGCCGATCTGCCAGCACCAGGCGGTGCAGCTCAAGCTGGCCGAGATGGCCACCCGCATCACCGCGGCACGCCTGCTCACCGCGCGGGCCGCCGAGCGCCTGGACGTGGACTCGCGCGACGACGCGGGGGCGGTGATGGCCCGGCTCGCGGCCAGCGAGACCGCCTACGCGGTCACCCTCGACGCCATGCGCATCCACGGCGGCTACGGCTACACCAGCGAGTTCCCGGTCGAGCGCTACTACCGCGACGCGGCCGCGCTGCTGCTGGGCCCGCGCGATCCGGTCGCCGAGCGGCGACGGCTGGCCGCGCGCTGGCTCGAGTCGAACGCGCGACCGTAG
- a CDS encoding MaoC family dehydratase — translation MGYGRYYEEFAVGQEFSHWPGRTITEADCTWFALLTMNQHPLHSDAHYAATHTQHKQRLVMGPLVYSVVIGMTVADISGRAIANLEVNALKHEKPTFIGDTLYAKSRVLELRESRQGDRGIVTVETHGLNQRGDVVCSYTRKILVPRKNHATLGEGRLPY, via the coding sequence ATGGGCTACGGCCGGTACTACGAGGAGTTCGCGGTGGGCCAGGAATTCTCCCACTGGCCCGGCCGGACGATCACCGAGGCGGACTGCACCTGGTTCGCGCTGCTCACCATGAATCAGCATCCGCTGCACTCCGACGCGCACTACGCGGCGACCCACACCCAGCACAAGCAGCGCCTGGTGATGGGCCCGCTGGTCTACAGCGTGGTCATCGGGATGACGGTGGCCGACATCTCGGGCCGGGCCATCGCGAACCTGGAGGTGAACGCGCTCAAGCACGAGAAGCCCACCTTCATCGGCGACACCCTCTACGCGAAGAGCCGGGTGCTCGAGCTGCGCGAATCCCGGCAGGGCGACCGCGGCATCGTGACCGTCGAGACGCACGGGCTCAATCAGCGCGGGGATGTCGTCTGCTCCTACACCCGCAAGATCCTGGTGCCCCGGAAGAACCATGCGACCCTCGGCGAGGGGCGCCTGCCCTACTGA
- a CDS encoding CoA transferase: MNRPPLDSVRILAVSQFGAGPFGTQMLADLGADVIKIEDPGVGGDSARYVPPFQGEADSPYFQSFNRGKRSVSLNLRHPDGQAVFHDLVRVSDAVFNNARGDLPDKLGLTYDALKAINPRVVCCSLTGYGRTGPRAAEPAFDYLVQGYAGYMSVTGEPDGPPGKCGVSVIDFAGGYAAMVGLMVGLFEAQRTGVGRDVDISLLDTAVSMLSYFAVWTLNRDWIPERTRHSAHQTLVPAQNFPTRDGWIVVFCNKDKFWRDLVDVLGAPELADDPRFRGFGDRFAHRETLLPLLRERFATRTTEEWLDRLRGRVPCAPVNDVRQALADPQVLARDMIVDVPHPEFGTMREVRSPVRTEGEIRQPRRAPRLGEHTDEILREVLSYGDATIARLREGGIIG; the protein is encoded by the coding sequence ATGAACCGCCCTCCGCTCGACTCGGTGCGCATCCTCGCGGTCTCCCAGTTCGGGGCCGGGCCCTTCGGCACCCAGATGCTGGCTGACCTGGGGGCCGACGTGATCAAGATCGAAGACCCCGGGGTGGGCGGCGACAGCGCGCGCTACGTGCCGCCGTTCCAGGGCGAGGCGGACTCGCCCTACTTCCAGTCGTTCAATCGCGGCAAGCGCTCGGTCTCGCTCAATCTCCGCCATCCCGACGGCCAGGCGGTGTTCCACGATCTGGTGCGCGTGTCGGACGCGGTCTTCAACAACGCGCGCGGCGATCTGCCCGACAAGCTCGGCCTCACCTACGACGCGCTGAAGGCGATCAATCCGCGCGTGGTCTGCTGCTCGCTCACCGGCTACGGGCGGACCGGACCGCGGGCGGCCGAGCCGGCCTTCGACTATCTGGTGCAGGGCTACGCCGGCTACATGTCGGTGACCGGCGAGCCGGACGGCCCCCCCGGCAAGTGCGGGGTCTCGGTGATCGACTTCGCGGGAGGCTACGCCGCGATGGTCGGATTGATGGTCGGGCTCTTCGAGGCGCAGCGCACCGGCGTGGGCCGCGACGTGGACATCTCGCTGCTCGACACCGCGGTCAGCATGCTCTCGTACTTCGCGGTGTGGACGCTCAACCGGGACTGGATTCCGGAGCGCACCCGGCACTCGGCCCACCAGACGCTCGTGCCCGCCCAGAACTTCCCGACCCGCGACGGCTGGATCGTGGTGTTCTGCAACAAGGACAAGTTCTGGCGCGACCTCGTCGACGTCCTCGGCGCGCCGGAGCTGGCGGACGACCCGCGCTTCCGCGGCTTCGGCGACCGCTTCGCCCATCGCGAGACGCTCCTGCCGCTGCTGCGCGAGCGGTTCGCCACCCGGACCACCGAGGAATGGCTGGACCGGCTGCGCGGACGGGTGCCGTGCGCGCCGGTCAACGACGTGCGCCAGGCCCTGGCCGACCCGCAGGTGCTCGCGCGGGACATGATCGTCGACGTCCCGCACCCCGAGTTCGGCACCATGCGCGAGGTGCGCAGCCCCGTACGGACCGAGGGCGAGATCCGTCAGCCGCGGCGGGCTCCGCGCCTGGGCGAGCACACCGACGAGATCCTGCGCGAGGTCCTGAGCTACGGCGACGCCACCATCGCGCGGCTTCGCGAGGGCGGTATCATCGGGTAG
- a CDS encoding endonuclease/exonuclease/phosphatase family protein — MTFTVASYNIHKCAGLDRRVDLDRIADVLREINADLVGLQEVYRPQAHALAERLGVQVAMGPTRERDGLAYGNAVLTRLAVRGSRIFDLSQPDREPRGGIRLDLELPHGADRPLHLFNVHFGLKIRERASQVRMLVREHILHDELTGPRVVVGDLNEWFWFPGAVGRTLRRELHGPRIRRTHPAPLPLFPLDRIYWDRGLDADGFRVHRSRLARVASDHLPVVARLRLAPA; from the coding sequence ATGACCTTCACGGTGGCCAGCTACAACATCCACAAGTGCGCCGGGCTCGATCGGCGGGTGGACCTGGACCGCATCGCGGACGTCCTGCGCGAGATCAACGCGGACCTGGTCGGCCTCCAGGAGGTGTACCGGCCCCAGGCGCACGCGCTCGCCGAGCGTCTGGGCGTCCAGGTGGCGATGGGGCCGACCCGGGAGCGCGACGGCCTCGCCTACGGCAACGCGGTGCTGACCCGGCTCGCCGTGCGGGGCAGCCGCATCTTCGATCTCTCGCAGCCGGACCGCGAGCCGCGCGGCGGCATCCGGCTGGACCTCGAACTGCCCCACGGGGCGGATCGGCCCCTGCACCTGTTCAACGTGCACTTCGGGCTGAAGATCCGCGAGCGCGCCTCGCAGGTCCGCATGCTCGTGCGCGAGCACATCCTGCACGACGAGCTGACCGGGCCTCGGGTGGTGGTGGGCGACCTCAACGAGTGGTTCTGGTTCCCGGGCGCGGTCGGGCGGACGCTTCGGCGCGAGCTGCACGGCCCGCGCATCCGCCGCACGCATCCTGCCCCGCTCCCGCTCTTTCCCCTGGATCGCATCTACTGGGATCGCGGGCTCGACGCCGACGGGTTCCGCGTGCACCGCAGCCGTCTGGCCCGCGTGGCTTCGGATCACCTGCCGGTGGTGGCGCGCCTGCGTTTGGCGCCGGCCTGA
- a CDS encoding Zn-dependent hydrolase yields the protein MRINRARLAGSMDALGKIGETARGGLDRVALTDDDRRGRDLLVGWMKQAGLTVTVDQMGNIFGVRPGTESLPPVFMGSHADSVPSGGKYDGQLGVLCALETIRTLIDARARTRHPVGMIVFTNEEGARFQPAMIASGVMAGKIPLEDAYNARDRDGRRLVDELERIGYLGAEPCVPRPMRAYLELHIEQGPILEEEQIPLGVVEGIVAISWSRITFHGVQDHAGPTPMRIRHDALVAAAEVVGGVRGIARKIGGNLVATVGRLDVTPNIPNAIPGRVGFSVDLRDPAESTIDRALSMLDRVVRAAAKREGVRAEVEHYWRVPRTRFDREVVDAVEAAAVTLGCGHRRILSGAGHDAQYMAAIAPTGMIFVPSRAGRSHCEEEFTALDDIEHGANALLLACAQLAGAQGRLR from the coding sequence ATGAGGATCAATCGAGCCCGCCTCGCCGGGAGCATGGACGCCCTCGGCAAGATCGGGGAGACCGCGCGCGGAGGCCTCGACCGGGTGGCCCTGACCGACGACGATCGGCGCGGCCGCGATCTGCTGGTCGGCTGGATGAAGCAGGCCGGCCTCACCGTCACCGTCGATCAGATGGGCAACATCTTCGGCGTCCGCCCGGGCACCGAGTCCCTGCCCCCCGTCTTCATGGGCTCCCACGCGGACTCGGTGCCGAGCGGCGGCAAGTACGACGGCCAGCTCGGCGTGCTGTGCGCGCTCGAGACGATTCGCACCCTGATCGACGCGCGGGCCCGCACCCGGCATCCGGTCGGCATGATCGTCTTCACCAACGAGGAAGGCGCGCGCTTCCAGCCCGCGATGATCGCCTCCGGGGTCATGGCGGGAAAGATCCCCCTGGAGGACGCCTACAACGCGCGCGACCGCGACGGGCGGCGTCTGGTGGACGAGCTGGAGCGGATCGGCTACCTGGGCGCCGAGCCCTGCGTGCCCCGCCCGATGCGCGCGTACCTCGAGCTGCACATCGAGCAGGGCCCAATCCTCGAGGAGGAGCAGATCCCCCTCGGAGTCGTCGAGGGCATCGTGGCGATCTCGTGGTCGCGGATCACCTTCCACGGCGTGCAGGACCACGCGGGCCCGACCCCGATGCGCATCCGCCACGACGCGCTGGTGGCCGCCGCCGAGGTGGTGGGCGGGGTGCGGGGCATCGCCCGGAAGATCGGCGGCAACCTGGTGGCCACGGTGGGACGGCTCGACGTGACGCCCAACATTCCCAACGCGATTCCCGGCCGGGTGGGCTTCTCGGTGGACCTCCGTGACCCGGCCGAATCCACCATCGACCGCGCCCTCTCCATGCTGGACCGGGTGGTGCGCGCCGCGGCCAAGCGCGAGGGCGTGCGCGCCGAGGTCGAGCACTACTGGCGCGTCCCGCGCACCCGCTTCGACCGCGAGGTCGTCGACGCGGTGGAGGCGGCGGCGGTCACCCTCGGCTGCGGCCACCGTCGCATCCTCTCCGGGGCCGGCCACGACGCCCAGTACATGGCGGCGATCGCGCCCACCGGGATGATCTTCGTGCCCTCGCGCGCGGGCCGCAGCCACTGCGAGGAGGAGTTCACCGCACTCGACGACATCGAGCACGGCGCCAACGCGCTGCTGCTCGCGTGCGCCCAGCTCGCCGGGGCGCAGGGCCGGCTGCGCTAG
- a CDS encoding ATP-dependent Clp protease adaptor ClpS, whose product MMLPRSHATTERPEVDEEEATDVAVAPPWMTVLHNCDCHTFEEVVKQLMKAIACSEERGWELAWQVHNTGKAVVKVGPETECVRVGNVLAAIGLIVTVTQS is encoded by the coding sequence ATGATGCTTCCACGGTCGCACGCCACCACCGAGAGACCCGAGGTCGACGAGGAAGAGGCCACCGACGTCGCGGTGGCGCCTCCCTGGATGACCGTGCTGCACAACTGCGACTGCCACACCTTCGAGGAAGTCGTGAAGCAGCTCATGAAGGCCATCGCCTGCTCCGAGGAGCGCGGGTGGGAGCTGGCGTGGCAGGTGCACAACACCGGCAAGGCGGTGGTGAAGGTCGGCCCCGAGACCGAGTGCGTGCGCGTGGGCAACGTCCTCGCCGCGATCGGCCTGATCGTGACCGTCACGCAGTCGTAG